A single window of Agromyces aureus DNA harbors:
- a CDS encoding YchJ family protein, with the protein MAQTSESPEFPASGNRCPCTSGLAFGECCGRRIVGGEPAPTAAQLMRSRFTAFAIGDVEYLLATWHPSTRPPALDLDRDLRWTRLDILRTEQGGPLDRDGVVEFAAHYRHAGERGVQQEVSTFVREQGRWYYVDALD; encoded by the coding sequence ATGGCGCAAACCTCCGAATCCCCTGAGTTCCCCGCTTCGGGCAACCGCTGTCCCTGCACGAGCGGACTCGCATTCGGCGAGTGCTGCGGGCGGCGGATCGTCGGCGGCGAGCCCGCGCCGACTGCCGCGCAGCTCATGCGCTCGCGGTTCACGGCGTTCGCGATCGGCGACGTCGAGTACCTGCTCGCGACCTGGCATCCGTCGACGCGACCACCTGCGCTCGACCTCGATCGCGACCTCAGGTGGACGCGACTGGACATCCTGCGCACCGAGCAGGGCGGACCGCTCGATCGCGACGGAGTCGTCGAGTTCGCCGCGCACTACCGGCACGCTGGCGAGCGCGGCGTCCAGCAGGAGGTCAGCACCTTCGTGCGAGAGCAGGGTCGCTGGTACTACGTCGACGCGCTCGACTGA
- a CDS encoding MBL fold metallo-hydrolase yields MPTWTTVAEGVHQRRGGPFDLSVVVVEGADGLLVVDAGGDPVEGAEILDDVRSRFDRPVLGLVNTHAHFDHTFGNQAFRTGVPDVAIHGHALIAAHFARYEGPRLAAWRIDPSREPARAWADVELMPPTHPLDEPVDLDLGARIVRLLPQSPAHSDTDLVLFVPDARVWVLGDLVEESGPPMYGSGSYPLTWPDVLDELVAGMQDGDLVIPGHGAVVDRAFVARQSGELRVIAERLAAAHALGVPTDGVLAAHAEWPFPADGLVGAVERAYLALDGRPLHEGGAGDA; encoded by the coding sequence ATGCCGACCTGGACCACCGTCGCCGAGGGCGTGCACCAGCGCCGCGGTGGACCGTTCGATCTGTCCGTCGTGGTCGTCGAAGGCGCCGACGGGCTGCTCGTGGTCGACGCGGGCGGCGATCCCGTCGAGGGTGCCGAGATCCTCGACGATGTGCGCTCGCGTTTCGACCGGCCGGTGCTGGGGCTCGTGAACACGCACGCCCACTTCGACCACACGTTCGGCAACCAGGCGTTCAGGACCGGCGTTCCGGATGTCGCGATCCACGGTCATGCGCTCATCGCGGCGCATTTCGCGCGGTACGAGGGGCCACGACTCGCCGCGTGGCGCATCGACCCGTCGCGCGAGCCGGCCAGGGCGTGGGCCGACGTCGAACTCATGCCGCCGACGCATCCGCTCGATGAACCCGTCGACCTGGATCTCGGCGCGCGCATCGTGCGGCTCCTGCCGCAGTCGCCGGCCCACAGCGACACCGATCTGGTGCTGTTCGTACCCGATGCGAGGGTGTGGGTGCTCGGCGACCTCGTCGAGGAGTCGGGGCCGCCCATGTACGGTTCCGGCTCCTACCCGTTGACCTGGCCCGACGTGCTCGACGAGCTCGTCGCCGGCATGCAGGACGGCGATCTCGTGATCCCCGGGCACGGGGCGGTCGTCGACCGGGCCTTCGTCGCACGGCAGTCCGGCGAGCTGCGGGTGATCGCCGAGCGACTCGCCGCCGCGCACGCGCTGGGCGTGCCGACCGACGGCGTGCTGGCGGCGCATGCCGAGTGGCCGTTCCCGGCCGACGGGCTCGTCGGCGCCGTGGAGCGCGCCTACCTCGCGCTCGATGGTCGTCCCCTCCACGAGGGCGGTGCGGGCGACGCGTGA
- a CDS encoding GTP pyrophosphokinase has translation MRTLRDETERFMLRYKFGMDEVITKLSILREEFGQTHAYNPIEHISSRLKSLDSVIEKLERKGIDPTFDSIRETITDIAGVRVTCSFVSDVYRVAELLTAQGDIRVLKKKDYIAAPKENGYQSLHLIVEVPVFLSTGTHLVPVEVQVRTIAMDFWASLEHKIYYKYDGQVPSALVDDLTDAAHTASELDARMERLHRELHGERPSSRRPIAI, from the coding sequence ATGCGCACGCTCCGCGATGAGACCGAGCGCTTCATGCTGCGCTACAAGTTCGGCATGGACGAGGTGATCACGAAACTCTCCATCCTTCGCGAGGAGTTCGGGCAGACGCATGCGTACAACCCGATCGAGCACATCTCGAGCCGCCTGAAGAGCCTCGACAGCGTCATCGAGAAGCTCGAGCGCAAGGGCATCGACCCCACCTTCGACTCGATCCGCGAGACGATCACCGACATCGCCGGCGTGCGCGTGACCTGCAGCTTCGTCTCCGACGTGTACCGGGTCGCCGAACTGCTCACCGCGCAGGGCGACATCCGCGTGCTGAAGAAGAAGGACTACATCGCGGCGCCGAAGGAGAACGGCTACCAGAGCCTGCACCTCATCGTCGAGGTGCCCGTCTTCCTCTCGACGGGCACGCACCTCGTGCCCGTCGAGGTGCAGGTGCGCACGATCGCCATGGACTTCTGGGCGAGCCTCGAGCACAAGATCTACTACAAGTACGACGGCCAGGTTCCGTCGGCGCTGGTCGACGACCTGACGGATGCCGCGCACACGGCCTCCGAGCTCGATGCGCGCATGGAGCGACTGCACCGCGAGCTGCACGGCGAGCGGCCCTCGAGCCGTCGACCGATCGCCATCTGA
- a CDS encoding ArsR/SmtB family transcription factor — translation MNGDADLSHPARLMGEPARAAMLVALLDGGARPASELAAIAGVRPPTASAHLAQLVEGGLLVDRRLGRHRYFSLADASVADAVEALQRIAPRQRVTSLRQSSTALRLAELRSCYDHLAGRVALVVADALVEEGSIAPLVAGDVGEITGEGRAAQLIGLRHETGSGRRPAVRGCLDWTERRPHIAGALGADIRSAFLERGWAIGLAHDRSLKLTDAGRDVLAALA, via the coding sequence GTGAACGGCGACGCAGACCTCTCCCACCCCGCCAGGCTCATGGGCGAGCCGGCGCGGGCGGCGATGCTCGTCGCCCTCCTCGACGGCGGTGCCCGCCCGGCGAGCGAGCTCGCGGCCATCGCCGGGGTGCGCCCGCCGACCGCGAGCGCGCATCTCGCGCAGCTCGTCGAGGGCGGACTGCTCGTGGATCGTCGCCTCGGCCGCCACCGTTACTTCTCGCTCGCCGATGCGAGCGTCGCCGATGCCGTCGAGGCGCTCCAGCGCATCGCACCGCGCCAGCGCGTGACCTCGCTCCGCCAGTCGTCGACCGCGCTGCGGCTGGCCGAGCTGCGGTCCTGCTACGACCACCTCGCCGGCCGCGTCGCGCTCGTCGTCGCCGACGCGCTCGTCGAGGAGGGGTCGATCGCTCCGCTCGTGGCCGGCGACGTCGGCGAGATCACCGGCGAAGGGCGCGCCGCGCAGCTCATCGGGCTCCGTCACGAGACCGGCTCGGGCCGACGCCCGGCCGTGCGTGGGTGCCTCGACTGGACCGAGCGCCGGCCGCACATCGCGGGCGCTCTCGGCGCCGACATCCGGAGCGCCTTCCTCGAGCGCGGCTGGGCGATCGGCCTGGCACACGATCGATCGCTCAAGCTGACCGACGCCGGCCGGGACGTGCTCGCCGCCCTCGCCTGA
- a CDS encoding isocitrate lyase/PEP mutase family protein encodes MITPAEFADRHRPGAPLLLPNAWDAASARWLASRGHDAIGTTSLGVALANGLHDGMGETADETMRLAERLTGAGIGVSVDIESGFSDDPHEVGAYARRLGELRVLGVNLEDSTAAGELVDLDLAAAKVAAIAAAAPGLFLNARTDAFWIGDGGSAPEREAVAVARATRYLQAGASGIFVPGPMPIDLIARLAARIAAPLNVLPQADVAFDRLAAAGVARISTGSLLFRAALGAMDDAVARVLGTGTASGSVPTYDEAVELAGPPPARESR; translated from the coding sequence ATGATCACGCCGGCCGAGTTCGCCGATCGTCACCGGCCGGGCGCGCCGCTGCTGCTGCCGAACGCGTGGGACGCGGCATCCGCCAGATGGCTCGCCTCACGCGGCCACGACGCGATCGGCACGACGAGTCTCGGCGTGGCGCTCGCGAACGGGCTGCACGACGGCATGGGCGAGACGGCCGACGAGACCATGCGCCTCGCCGAACGCCTCACCGGCGCCGGCATCGGGGTCAGCGTCGACATCGAGTCAGGATTCTCGGACGACCCGCACGAGGTCGGCGCCTACGCACGTCGGCTCGGCGAGCTTAGGGTGCTCGGCGTCAATCTCGAGGACTCGACCGCGGCCGGCGAACTCGTGGACCTCGACCTCGCGGCGGCGAAGGTCGCGGCGATCGCCGCCGCCGCTCCCGGGCTCTTCCTGAACGCCCGCACCGACGCCTTCTGGATCGGGGACGGCGGCTCGGCGCCAGAACGCGAGGCGGTCGCCGTGGCGCGCGCAACGCGCTACCTGCAGGCGGGCGCGAGCGGGATCTTCGTGCCCGGTCCGATGCCGATCGACCTCATCGCCCGGCTCGCCGCTCGGATCGCTGCCCCGCTCAATGTGCTCCCGCAGGCCGACGTCGCGTTCGACCGGCTCGCCGCGGCCGGCGTGGCCAGGATCAGCACCGGGTCGCTCCTGTTCCGGGCGGCGCTCGGCGCCATGGACGACGCCGTGGCACGCGTGCTCGGAACGGGAACGGCGTCGGGCTCGGTGCCGACCTACGACGAGGCGGTCGAGCTCGCCGGGCCGCCGCCTGCGCGGGAGTCGCGATGA
- the ligD gene encoding non-homologous end-joining DNA ligase, with protein sequence MAGDAAQLIVPGPEGERQVRVSSPSRVLWPEVGITKLELAEYLVAVGVPFIEANGGRPVSLQRFPEGVDGEQFFSKNPPRGAPEWLRSVTVTYPSGRRHPQVVLDEPAGAVWAAQMNTIVFHPWASRAENTDNPDQLRIDLDPQPGTGFAEAVPIALALRDLLGEVGLTGFVKSSGSRGIHVFAPIEPEHEFLDVRHAVIALGRELERRMPDLVTTNWWKEERGDRIFIDYNQANRDRTMAGAYSPRPLPQATVSCPLEWSELETTDPTTLTIRTVPTRLAEVGDPWAGMHDEPGRLDTLLEWWRRDLDDGLGELPFPPDFPKMPGEPTRVQPSRAKRDD encoded by the coding sequence ATGGCAGGCGACGCAGCACAGCTCATCGTTCCGGGCCCCGAGGGCGAGCGTCAGGTGCGCGTGTCGTCACCCTCGCGCGTGCTCTGGCCCGAGGTCGGCATCACCAAGCTCGAACTCGCCGAGTACCTCGTCGCGGTCGGAGTGCCGTTCATCGAGGCGAACGGCGGGCGGCCGGTGTCGTTGCAGCGATTCCCCGAGGGCGTCGACGGCGAGCAGTTCTTCTCGAAGAACCCGCCGCGGGGCGCCCCCGAGTGGCTGCGATCGGTGACCGTGACCTACCCGAGCGGCCGGCGCCATCCGCAGGTCGTGCTCGACGAACCCGCCGGCGCCGTCTGGGCGGCGCAGATGAACACGATCGTGTTCCATCCGTGGGCGTCGCGCGCCGAGAACACCGACAACCCGGATCAGTTGCGCATCGACCTCGATCCGCAACCCGGCACGGGATTCGCCGAAGCGGTGCCGATCGCGCTCGCCCTGCGCGACCTGCTCGGCGAGGTCGGGCTCACCGGGTTCGTCAAGAGCTCGGGCAGCCGCGGCATCCACGTGTTCGCGCCCATCGAGCCCGAGCACGAGTTCCTCGACGTGCGCCACGCCGTGATCGCCCTCGGGCGCGAGCTGGAGCGGCGCATGCCCGATCTCGTGACCACGAACTGGTGGAAGGAGGAGCGCGGCGACCGCATCTTCATCGACTACAACCAGGCGAATCGCGACCGCACGATGGCGGGCGCCTACAGCCCGAGGCCGTTGCCGCAGGCGACCGTCTCCTGCCCGCTCGAGTGGAGCGAACTCGAGACGACCGACCCGACGACCCTCACGATCCGCACGGTGCCGACTCGTCTCGCCGAGGTCGGCGACCCGTGGGCGGGCATGCACGACGAGCCGGGGCGACTCGACACCCTGCTCGAGTGGTGGCGGCGCGACCTCGACGACGGACTCGGTGAGCTGCCGTTCCCGCCCGACTTCCCGAAGATGCCGGGCGAGCCGACGCGCGTGCAGCCGAGCCGGGCGAAGCGCGACGACTGA
- a CDS encoding lysophospholipid acyltransferase family protein: protein MTARRDSEPIYSTAIVVGRGLFGALGVKRNVTGVEHVPTTGGAVLAMTHFGYLEFALVEWATWLANRRRIRFMAKQSVFDKPVVGALMRGMRHISVDMKAGAAAYAKAVEALRSGELLGVFPEAGVSASFTVRDLKTGAARLAAEAGVPIIPVAVWGGHRLLTKRHKVGFFERFGVPVSFAFGAPITVGIADDAHVATEQLKTRLQELVDRVQREYPVDGTGQWWQPRHLGGTAPTPEEAAAADAERERAREARRTETP, encoded by the coding sequence ATGACCGCACGACGCGACAGCGAACCCATCTACAGCACGGCGATCGTCGTGGGTCGCGGCCTGTTCGGGGCGCTGGGCGTCAAGCGCAACGTCACCGGGGTCGAGCACGTGCCGACGACCGGCGGCGCGGTGCTCGCCATGACGCATTTCGGCTACCTCGAGTTCGCGCTCGTCGAGTGGGCGACCTGGCTCGCGAATCGTCGTCGCATTCGCTTCATGGCGAAGCAGAGCGTGTTCGACAAGCCCGTCGTCGGGGCGCTCATGCGCGGCATGCGGCACATCTCGGTCGACATGAAGGCGGGCGCCGCAGCATATGCGAAGGCCGTCGAGGCGCTTCGCAGCGGCGAACTGCTCGGCGTGTTCCCCGAGGCCGGGGTGAGCGCGTCGTTCACGGTCCGCGATCTCAAGACCGGCGCGGCGCGGCTCGCGGCCGAGGCAGGCGTGCCGATCATCCCCGTCGCCGTGTGGGGCGGCCACCGCCTGCTCACGAAGCGCCACAAGGTCGGGTTCTTCGAACGGTTCGGGGTCCCCGTGAGCTTCGCGTTCGGGGCGCCGATCACGGTCGGCATCGCCGACGACGCCCACGTCGCCACCGAGCAGCTCAAGACGCGACTGCAGGAGCTCGTCGATCGGGTGCAGCGCGAGTACCCCGTCGACGGCACCGGGCAGTGGTGGCAGCCGAGGCACCTCGGCGGCACCGCTCCGACGCCCGAAGAGGCTGCGGCGGCGGATGCCGAGCGCGAGCGCGCACGCGAGGCGCGCCGCACCGAGACGCCGTAG
- a CDS encoding YhjD/YihY/BrkB family envelope integrity protein produces MTGEIAEPERLPEQTGFMARVRAVIDWAMALRAVRAFLLYQRYHGAVLADSVTYRTLFSVFAGVFLGFAIAGVWLAGNPQAINALVATVQQAIPGLVGEGALIDPDDLVQPVTLSIAGAIALVGLVTAAIGAIGSMRVAMRRIGGQPDPQAFFLWTLLRDLLLAIGFGATFAIAAAVTFLSTAALDVLFGWLGLSQSEDGYAFLTGALGVLVIFAIDTLAVAGMFVMLSGIRPGARALWIGALLGGVGLTVLQQLSSLFIGGATSNPLLASFGSLIALLLWLNLSAQVILIASAHIVTAVEDGRLRESELEHREVLERVRTRERVAKGGPSDGLPARRRTPTVLRIVRSMVAPLTRTRVFRAVAPKLLPPIESTLGRLTGGRVQLSALLVPSLVLHTVGAKSGEARDTPLMYTPDGHGRAIVAGTTFAMAHHPGWTYNLMRVPDAAITVRGRELPVHATLIDDDLEREAAWATIQAQWPGYRAYERDSGRVVRLFRLQPVLSAPPYD; encoded by the coding sequence ATGACTGGGGAGATCGCAGAACCCGAACGGCTCCCGGAGCAGACCGGCTTCATGGCGCGCGTGCGCGCCGTGATCGACTGGGCGATGGCGCTGAGGGCGGTGCGCGCCTTCCTGCTCTACCAGCGCTACCACGGCGCCGTGCTCGCCGACAGCGTCACCTACCGCACGCTCTTCTCGGTGTTCGCCGGCGTCTTCCTGGGGTTCGCGATCGCGGGCGTCTGGCTCGCCGGCAACCCGCAGGCGATCAACGCGCTCGTCGCCACCGTGCAGCAGGCGATCCCGGGGCTCGTCGGCGAGGGCGCCCTCATCGACCCCGACGACCTCGTGCAACCCGTCACGCTGAGCATCGCCGGGGCGATCGCGCTCGTCGGACTCGTGACCGCGGCGATCGGCGCGATCGGGTCGATGCGCGTGGCCATGCGGAGGATCGGCGGGCAACCCGATCCGCAGGCGTTCTTCCTGTGGACACTGCTGCGCGATCTGCTGCTCGCCATCGGGTTCGGCGCGACGTTCGCGATCGCCGCCGCCGTCACGTTCCTCAGCACGGCGGCGCTGGACGTGCTGTTCGGCTGGCTCGGACTCTCGCAGAGCGAAGACGGCTACGCCTTCCTCACCGGGGCGCTCGGCGTGCTCGTGATCTTCGCGATCGACACGCTCGCGGTCGCCGGCATGTTCGTCATGCTCTCCGGCATCCGACCGGGGGCGCGCGCGCTCTGGATCGGCGCGCTGCTCGGCGGCGTCGGACTCACGGTCCTGCAGCAGCTCTCCAGCCTCTTCATCGGCGGCGCGACCTCGAACCCCCTGCTGGCATCGTTCGGCTCCCTGATCGCGCTGCTGCTGTGGCTGAACCTCTCGGCCCAGGTGATCCTGATCGCGTCGGCCCACATCGTCACGGCCGTCGAGGACGGCCGCCTGCGCGAGTCGGAACTCGAGCATCGCGAGGTGCTCGAACGCGTTCGCACCCGCGAGCGGGTCGCGAAGGGCGGGCCCTCCGATGGACTGCCCGCGCGACGGCGCACCCCGACGGTCCTGCGCATCGTGCGCAGCATGGTCGCTCCGCTGACGCGGACCCGCGTGTTCCGTGCCGTCGCTCCGAAGCTGCTGCCGCCGATCGAGTCGACGCTCGGGCGGCTGACCGGAGGGCGCGTGCAGCTCAGCGCCCTCCTGGTGCCCTCGCTCGTGCTGCACACCGTCGGCGCCAAGTCCGGCGAGGCGCGGGACACCCCGCTCATGTACACGCCCGACGGCCACGGGCGTGCGATCGTCGCGGGTACGACCTTCGCGATGGCGCACCATCCCGGCTGGACCTACAACCTCATGCGAGTGCCGGATGCCGCGATCACCGTCCGCGGACGCGAACTGCCCGTGCACGCCACCCTCATCGACGACGACCTCGAGCGCGAGGCGGCTTGGGCGACGATCCAGGCGCAGTGGCCGGGGTATCGGGCGTACGAGCGCGACTCCGGCCGCGTGGTGCGGTTGTTCAGGCTGCAGCCCGTGCTCAGCGCTCCGCCGTACGATTGA
- a CDS encoding lytic transglycosylase domain-containing protein, producing MQNQTPSPITTEALAAETDAPQMTPEIETTRRDRRDGAFRRYRTPILTAGAIIAVGALVGTGYAVQSESTAKAQRVADTAALALAHERDSRQGLEVDHGAVLDVRAEKQAKDTLTAAGATLASAAGKTDASALATSVAALDSYALLSPSKVFQLVGTTKQQADQVTAAVAEVDRIAAEQAAAAAAAAAAKAAAEAAAAAAAKSPSGSTGGAAPSAPVNPSEAQAIARDMMAARYGWGEDQFGCLVALWSRESGWRVNASNPSGAYGIPQALPGSKMSSAGADWATNPATQISWGLGYIAGRYGNACGAYNTALSQGWY from the coding sequence ATGCAGAACCAGACTCCTTCCCCCATCACGACCGAGGCCCTGGCGGCTGAGACCGACGCCCCCCAGATGACCCCCGAGATCGAGACGACCCGACGAGATCGCCGCGATGGCGCCTTCCGCCGGTATCGCACCCCGATCCTGACCGCCGGCGCGATCATCGCGGTCGGCGCCCTCGTCGGCACCGGCTACGCCGTCCAGAGCGAGAGCACGGCCAAGGCGCAGCGCGTCGCCGACACCGCAGCGCTCGCGCTCGCCCACGAGCGCGACTCGCGGCAGGGGCTCGAGGTCGATCACGGCGCCGTGCTCGACGTCCGTGCCGAGAAGCAGGCGAAGGACACCCTCACCGCCGCCGGTGCGACCCTCGCCTCCGCGGCGGGCAAGACCGACGCGTCGGCCCTCGCGACGAGCGTCGCCGCCCTCGACTCCTACGCGCTCCTCAGCCCGAGCAAGGTGTTCCAGCTCGTCGGCACCACGAAGCAGCAGGCCGACCAGGTGACCGCCGCGGTCGCCGAGGTCGACCGCATCGCCGCCGAGCAGGCCGCAGCTGCTGCCGCCGCCGCCGCCGCGAAGGCCGCCGCCGAAGCAGCCGCGGCCGCCGCGGCGAAGAGCCCGTCGGGCTCCACCGGCGGCGCGGCACCGAGCGCGCCCGTCAACCCGAGCGAGGCCCAGGCCATCGCCCGCGACATGATGGCGGCCCGCTACGGTTGGGGCGAGGACCAGTTCGGCTGCCTCGTGGCCCTCTGGAGCCGCGAGTCGGGCTGGCGAGTCAACGCCTCCAACCCGAGCGGCGCCTACGGCATCCCGCAGGCCCTCCCCGGCAGCAAGATGTCCTCGGCCGGTGCCGACTGGGCCACGAACCCCGCGACCCAGATCTCCTGGGGTCTCGGCTACATCGCCGGCCGCTACGGCAACGCGTGCGGCGCCTACAACACGGCGCTCTCGCAGGGCTGGTACTGA
- a CDS encoding cation:proton antiporter, whose amino-acid sequence MELLVVAVLGLLGIAAATAFGPRLGVASPLLLVIVGIFASLLPFVPDVEIDPELILAGVLPPLLYSASVSMPTMEFRREFSAIGGLSVGLVVVSSIVLGIVFALIIPGLGLAAGIALGAIVSPTDAVATSIVKRIGVSPRIVTVLEGESLLNDATALVLLRSAIVATAASVTFWEVVGDFVFAVVVAIVIGYLVGKANLWVRERVTDPTVNTVISFTVPFLAAVPSEALGASGLVAAVVAGLVTGRGALQRLSPQHRASDTQAWRTVELVLEGAVFLLMGLEMSAIVADVQGGRAGIVAGLVVAGVALAAVLLVRAAYVFPTLGLQRRRARRGAEMRGHLANMQDRLDHTDPDAPVRLDRMGGSYAGEPGTERAVSKARLAGFRMRIRRKVADIDYFTAEPLGWREGTVIVWAGMRGAVTLAAAQTLPPDTPERSLLVFVAFVVAAASLIVQGGTLPMLVRWVKPAKLDRAAVEADRDELDDLLRGIARRVTADAAAEAKAAGEVPGDAVRARTAGGFALRMRVIDEQRAALSAQRDDGGFSSTALTEALAALDAVQISLELRRPSGDVSKT is encoded by the coding sequence GTGGAACTGCTCGTCGTGGCCGTGCTCGGACTGCTCGGCATCGCCGCCGCGACCGCCTTCGGGCCGCGACTCGGCGTCGCGTCGCCGCTGCTGCTCGTGATCGTCGGCATCTTCGCGAGCCTGCTGCCGTTCGTGCCCGACGTCGAGATCGACCCCGAGCTCATCCTCGCGGGCGTGCTGCCGCCGCTGCTCTACTCGGCGTCCGTGTCGATGCCCACCATGGAGTTCCGCCGCGAGTTCAGTGCGATCGGCGGATTGTCGGTCGGGCTCGTCGTCGTGAGCTCGATCGTGCTCGGCATCGTGTTCGCCCTGATCATCCCCGGGCTCGGCCTCGCGGCCGGCATCGCGCTCGGCGCGATCGTCAGTCCGACCGACGCCGTCGCGACGTCCATCGTGAAGCGCATCGGCGTGAGTCCGCGCATCGTGACCGTGCTCGAGGGGGAGAGCCTGCTGAACGACGCGACCGCGCTCGTGCTGCTGCGGTCGGCGATCGTCGCGACCGCGGCATCCGTCACCTTCTGGGAGGTGGTGGGGGACTTCGTGTTCGCCGTCGTCGTGGCGATCGTGATCGGCTACCTCGTGGGCAAGGCGAACCTCTGGGTGCGCGAACGCGTGACCGACCCGACGGTCAATACGGTCATCTCGTTCACGGTGCCGTTCCTCGCGGCGGTGCCGTCCGAGGCGCTCGGCGCATCCGGGCTCGTCGCGGCCGTCGTCGCGGGCCTGGTCACGGGTCGTGGCGCACTGCAGCGGCTCTCGCCGCAGCACCGCGCCTCGGACACGCAGGCGTGGCGCACGGTGGAGCTCGTGCTCGAGGGAGCCGTGTTCCTGCTCATGGGCCTCGAGATGTCGGCCATCGTGGCCGATGTGCAGGGCGGCCGTGCCGGCATCGTGGCCGGACTCGTCGTCGCCGGGGTGGCGCTCGCCGCGGTACTGCTCGTGCGCGCCGCCTACGTGTTCCCGACGCTCGGCCTGCAGCGGCGACGTGCTCGCCGCGGCGCGGAGATGCGGGGCCACCTGGCGAACATGCAGGACCGGCTCGACCACACCGACCCAGACGCCCCGGTGCGGCTCGACCGCATGGGCGGATCGTACGCCGGCGAACCCGGGACCGAGCGGGCGGTGTCGAAGGCCCGCCTGGCGGGATTCCGCATGCGGATCCGCCGCAAGGTCGCCGACATCGACTACTTCACGGCTGAGCCGCTCGGCTGGCGCGAGGGCACGGTCATCGTCTGGGCCGGCATGCGCGGCGCCGTGACGCTCGCAGCCGCGCAGACCCTGCCACCTGACACGCCGGAACGTTCGCTGCTGGTGTTCGTCGCGTTCGTCGTCGCCGCGGCCTCGCTCATCGTGCAGGGCGGCACGCTGCCGATGCTCGTGCGCTGGGTGAAGCCGGCGAAGCTCGACCGCGCCGCGGTCGAGGCGGATCGCGACGAGCTCGACGACCTCCTGCGCGGTATCGCCCGCCGCGTGACCGCCGACGCGGCCGCCGAGGCGAAGGCCGCAGGGGAAGTTCCGGGCGACGCGGTTCGAGCGCGGACCGCCGGCGGATTCGCGTTGCGCATGCGGGTGATCGACGAGCAACGCGCGGCGCTCTCGGCGCAGCGGGACGACGGCGGATTCAGTTCGACCGCGCTCACCGAGGCCCTCGCAGCCCTGGACGCCGTGCAGATCAGCCTCGAATTGCGCCGCCCATCAGGTGATGTTTCCAAAACGTGA
- the msrB gene encoding peptide-methionine (R)-S-oxide reductase MsrB: MSNDYRSTPEAIARLTPLQRSVTQGDGTEPAFRNEYWDNHDAGIYVDVVSGQPLFSSTDKYDSRSGWPSFTKPLDATAVTEHVDRTLWMKRVEVRSSGADSHLGHVFDDGPAAEGGLRYCMNSAALRFVPVAELEEQGYGDFRSLFTTTDAAPAASQKEDAS; encoded by the coding sequence ATGTCGAACGACTACCGCAGCACTCCCGAGGCGATCGCCCGCCTCACACCCCTCCAGCGCAGCGTCACGCAGGGCGACGGCACCGAGCCGGCGTTCCGCAACGAGTACTGGGACAACCACGACGCAGGCATCTACGTCGACGTCGTGTCGGGGCAGCCACTCTTCTCCTCGACCGACAAGTACGACAGCCGGTCGGGCTGGCCGAGCTTCACGAAGCCGCTCGACGCCACCGCCGTGACCGAGCATGTCGACCGCACCCTCTGGATGAAGCGCGTGGAGGTACGCTCATCGGGTGCCGACAGCCACCTCGGGCACGTGTTCGACGACGGCCCCGCGGCCGAGGGCGGCCTGAGGTACTGCATGAACTCTGCCGCACTGCGCTTCGTGCCGGTCGCCGAGCTCGAGGAGCAGGGCTACGGCGACTTCCGCAGCCTGTTCACGACAACGGATGCCGCACCCGCCGCATCCCAGAAGGAGGACGCATCATGA
- the msrA gene encoding peptide-methionine (S)-S-oxide reductase MsrA, with protein MTNPTETAILAGGCFWGMEDLIRKRPGVVSTRVGYTGGSNAEPTYRNHPGHAEALEIVFDPSQTSYRDLLEFFFQVHDPSTLNRQGNDIGTSYRSAIFPQSLEQQEVALDTIADVDASGLWPAKVVTTIEEAAPFWEAEPEHQDYLEKYPNGYTCHFVRPGWKLPKRDAETVA; from the coding sequence ATGACGAACCCGACCGAGACCGCCATCCTCGCGGGCGGATGCTTCTGGGGCATGGAAGACCTGATCCGCAAGCGCCCCGGCGTCGTGTCGACGCGCGTCGGCTACACGGGCGGCAGCAACGCCGAGCCCACGTACCGCAACCACCCGGGTCACGCGGAGGCGCTCGAGATCGTCTTCGACCCCTCGCAGACGAGCTACCGCGACCTGCTGGAGTTCTTCTTCCAGGTGCACGACCCGTCGACCCTGAACCGTCAGGGCAACGACATCGGCACGAGCTACCGGTCCGCGATCTTCCCGCAGAGCCTCGAGCAGCAGGAGGTGGCGCTCGACACGATCGCCGACGTCGACGCCTCCGGCCTGTGGCCCGCGAAGGTCGTCACGACGATCGAGGAGGCCGCTCCGTTCTGGGAGGCCGAGCCCGAGCACCAGGACTACCTCGAGAAGTACCCCAACGGCTACACGTGCCACTTCGTGCGCCCCGGGTGGAAGCTGCCCAAGCGCGACGCCGAGACCGTCGCGTAG